One window of Plasmodium berghei ANKA genome assembly, chromosome: 5 genomic DNA carries:
- a CDS encoding orotidine 5'-phosphate decarboxylase, putative, whose protein sequence is MHFKTKLKNRRNEVNTCLCIGLDPDEDDIKNFMRNEEKNGYKNVKNNMNSNNNRIENVIKIGKEILLTDEENIENLSEEDKFFYFFNHFCFYIINNTKEYALIYKMNFAFYIPYGSVGINALKNVFDYLNSMNIPTMLDMKINDIGNTVKNYRKFIFEYLKSDSCTINVYMGTSMLKDICFDYEKNKYYSAYVLIKTTNKDSFIFQNELSINDKQAYIVMAEETQKMATDLKIDQNNEFIGFVVGSNAFEEMKIIRNKFPDSYILSPGIGAQNGDLYKTLKNGYNKDYEKLLINVGRAITKSPNPKKSSESYYNQIIQIFKDIENGGNIEQVYL, encoded by the coding sequence atgcattttaaaactaaattaaaaaatcgAAGAAATGAAGTAAATACCTGTTTGTGTATTGGGTTGGATCCTGATGAagatgatataaaaaacttTATGAggaatgaagaaaaaaatggatataaaaatgtcaAAAACAACATGAacagtaataataatagaataGAAAATGTCATCAAAATAGGAAAGGAAATACTACTAAcagatgaagaaaatatagaaaatttaaGTGAAGAAGataagtttttttatttctttaaccacttttgtttttatataattaataacaCAAAAGAATATGCtttgatatataaaatgaattttgCATTTTACATTCCATATGGCTCAGTTGGAATAAAtgctttaaaaaatgtgtttgattatttaaatagtaTGAATATACCAACTATGCTtgatatgaaaataaatgatatcGGGAATACagttaaaaattatagaaaatttatatttgaataCTTAAAAAGCGATTCATGTACtattaatgtatatatgggAACAAGTATGTTAAAGGATATTTGTTTtgattatgaaaaaaataagtattATAGTGCTTACGTACTTATTAAAACGACGAATAAagattcatttatttttcaaaatgaaCTTTCGATAAATGATAAGCAAGCATATATAGTTATGGCAGAAGAAACACAAAAAATGGCAACAGATTTAAAAATCgatcaaaataatgaatttatCGGTTTTGTAGTTGGTTCGAATGCTTTCgaagaaatgaaaataatccGAAATAAATTCCCAGActcttatattttatcaccAGGAATAGGAGCACAAAATGGAGATTTGTATAAAACCCTtaaaaatggatataataaagattatgaaaaattacTAATAAATGTTGGAAGGGCTATAACAAAAAGTCCAAACCCCAAAAAATCTTCTGAATCTTACTATAATcaaattattcaaatttttaaagACATAGAAAATGGTGGTAATATTGAACAAGTGtacttataa
- a CDS encoding HORMA domain protein, putative: METYLYEFIEAFTHLMLYIMSIYSSEYFEKKRKFNTLVWHCVNNQIEIYIQQALNPIKKFILDKSLHKYRLIFKNLKDQVLKIYTIEFEQFYKTHSTEISYSSIENFVWDFFTYAEMCLSEQNNIEKTFEIAFDLLKVGEDNSEINESLKDDWELITHESQNIYKKQILKSMHVSDNSDPRVICQIYMESCLD; this comes from the exons atggaaacttatttatatgagTTTATTGAAGCTTTCACTCATTTAATGCTTTATATAATGAGCATATATTCTTCTG aatattttgaaaaaaagagaaagtTCAATACTTTAGTTTG GCATTGTGTGAATAATCAGATCgagatatatatacaacaG GCACTAAAccctataaaaaaatttattttagaTAAAAGCTTACACAAATATagattaatttttaaaaatctAAAAGACCaagtattaaaaatatatacgaTCGAATTTgaacaattttataaaactcATAGTACAGAAATTAGTTATTCTTCCATCGAAAATTTTGTTTGGGATTTCTTTACGTATGCTGAAATGTGCCTAagtgaacaaaataatatag aGAAAACATTTGAAATTGCTTTCGATTTGTTGAAAGTCGGTGAAGATAATTCCGAAATAAATGAGAGCTTAAAGGATGACTGGGAATTAATAACTCACGAAA gtcaaaatatatacaaaaaacaaattttaaaaagtatGCATGTTTCTGATAATAGTGACCCTAGAGTTATATGTCAA ATATATATGGAAAGTTGTCTAGACTAA